In Kordia antarctica, the following proteins share a genomic window:
- a CDS encoding polysaccharide lyase family 7 protein codes for MSRIHKVLLLSVCLIISTSCSSDDELDRPTPTNTSTPTTPDPTPPVVNFADIDFTDWKVTLPVDENNDGKPDEYQPNELINFGYQTLAPVQPYMYDDADDESVVFYTFPEVSTTNSSYSRTELRELINPSNSRENWTLLEGGIMQGRLKVVDVSENSNSSDTYHKVIVMQIHGIISEADMATHGFSSNNSPPLIKIYWKDGYVWSHKKSLIDESTSGDDLLETSNSTWYDIKENLGYVGYDAFDFKIEASDAKITVTLNNESPFIYEDVSLDKWPFENYFKAGNYLTTTDANAFSYVKYYNLYLTH; via the coding sequence TTGAGTCGTATACACAAAGTGCTATTGCTGTCTGTTTGTTTGATTATTTCTACAAGTTGCTCAAGTGATGATGAATTAGACAGACCAACGCCTACAAATACGTCAACTCCAACAACTCCAGACCCGACGCCACCAGTTGTAAACTTTGCAGATATTGATTTTACAGATTGGAAAGTCACACTTCCTGTTGATGAAAACAACGACGGAAAACCTGACGAATATCAACCAAACGAATTAATAAACTTTGGCTATCAAACTTTAGCGCCTGTACAACCTTATATGTATGATGATGCAGATGATGAATCGGTAGTTTTCTACACGTTTCCAGAGGTTTCTACGACAAATAGTTCGTATTCGCGTACGGAATTACGAGAATTAATAAATCCTTCAAACTCAAGAGAAAATTGGACGTTGCTAGAAGGTGGAATTATGCAAGGTCGCTTAAAAGTGGTTGACGTTTCAGAAAATTCCAACTCAAGTGATACGTATCATAAAGTGATTGTGATGCAAATTCACGGAATCATTTCGGAAGCAGATATGGCAACACATGGTTTCTCATCAAACAATAGTCCGCCATTAATTAAAATCTATTGGAAAGACGGATATGTTTGGTCGCACAAAAAATCATTAATCGATGAAAGCACTTCTGGCGATGATTTACTAGAGACTTCAAACAGTACTTGGTACGACATTAAAGAAAATTTAGGGTATGTTGGTTATGATGCTTTCGATTTTAAAATTGAAGCTTCTGACGCAAAAATTACTGTTACACTCAATAATGAATCTCCTTTTATATATGAAGATGTGAGTCTGGACAAATGGCCATTTGAAAACTATTTCAAAGCAGGTAATTACTTAACAACAACAGATGCTAATGCATTTTCTTATGTAAAATATTATAATCTATATCTAACTCATTAA
- a CDS encoding heparinase II/III domain-containing protein — MKIRHNTIVKFAIVALVFTIFSCEKEAETVSDNKKSTSTSQQHPNLILTVQGVKDIRAQLGNIPIFDNTLKVVQEEIDAEIAAGIETPIPKDYSGGYTHVRHKRNMIVLQKAGVLYQILDDEKYAKYVKDMLMQYEEMYKTLPLHPKTRSYARGKLFWQCLNDSNWLVYVSQAYDCIYNYLSEEERNKLETNLFRPFADHISIDSPQFYQRVHNHSTWGNAAVGMIGLVMNDEELIDRALYGIKDLKLDTKEKDDDGGFLNKDGKAGFLANIEEPFSPDGYYNEGPYYQRYAMYPFLVFAEGLHNVKPELKIFEYKEGVLLKSINALLNLSDADGDFFPLNDGQKGMSYYNSALVTAVDISYHFGEQDPGLLSIATAQDRVLLDDSGLAVALGIKNRKAKPFDKKSINLSDGPNGTQGGVGILRNEDIELVFKYAAQGSSHGHYDKLSYSLFEKGEEILQDYGLARFVNIEQKGGGNYLKENKTWAKQTIAHNTLTQNETSHFNAKYEIGSQNHSVLHYFSSENENVQVASAKEVNAYPGTEMLRTMAIIKDEDFEKPYMLDIMKVVSNKANQYDFPYYFLGQVVTTNFEYKTPETLKTLGSKNGYQHLYVEGTAKTTADNTKFSWLNKGKFYSLTTVSNTNDEILFTRIGANDPAFNLRREAALMVRRKNTKNTLFVSTIEAHGSYSPVSESAVNSNSSIKELKVVVNTEDYTAIAITNVNGITKLFITANKDASKEATHTLKINDVNYTWKGGFTFQKIN, encoded by the coding sequence ATGAAAATAAGACATAACACAATAGTAAAATTTGCAATAGTTGCGCTTGTTTTTACAATATTTTCTTGTGAAAAAGAAGCGGAGACTGTTTCTGACAATAAAAAATCAACTTCAACTTCACAACAACATCCTAATTTAATATTAACAGTTCAAGGTGTAAAAGACATTAGAGCGCAATTGGGTAACATTCCAATTTTTGATAACACCTTAAAAGTGGTTCAAGAAGAAATAGACGCAGAAATTGCAGCAGGAATAGAAACACCAATTCCAAAAGATTATTCAGGCGGTTACACTCATGTTCGTCACAAGCGCAACATGATAGTTTTACAAAAAGCAGGCGTTTTATATCAAATTTTAGACGACGAAAAATATGCCAAGTATGTAAAAGATATGTTGATGCAATACGAAGAAATGTACAAAACATTGCCATTGCATCCAAAAACTCGTTCGTATGCTAGAGGTAAATTATTTTGGCAATGCTTAAACGATTCCAATTGGTTGGTTTATGTGAGTCAAGCATACGATTGTATCTATAATTACTTATCGGAAGAAGAACGCAACAAGCTAGAAACCAACTTATTCAGACCATTTGCAGATCATATTTCCATAGACAGTCCGCAATTTTACCAAAGAGTACACAATCACAGTACTTGGGGAAATGCCGCTGTTGGTATGATTGGTTTGGTAATGAATGATGAAGAATTAATTGATCGTGCTTTATATGGAATTAAAGATTTAAAATTAGATACCAAAGAAAAAGATGATGATGGAGGATTTTTAAATAAAGACGGAAAAGCAGGTTTTCTAGCAAACATAGAAGAACCTTTTTCGCCAGATGGTTATTACAATGAAGGTCCATATTACCAACGATATGCAATGTATCCTTTTTTAGTTTTTGCGGAAGGATTACATAATGTAAAACCTGAATTGAAGATTTTTGAATACAAAGAAGGTGTACTTTTAAAATCGATTAATGCACTTTTAAACTTATCGGATGCAGATGGAGATTTTTTTCCGTTGAACGATGGTCAAAAAGGAATGTCCTATTACAACAGTGCTTTAGTGACTGCGGTAGATATTTCGTATCATTTTGGAGAACAAGATCCAGGATTATTAAGCATTGCAACAGCACAAGACCGCGTATTATTAGACGATTCTGGTTTGGCAGTTGCACTTGGTATAAAAAATAGGAAGGCAAAACCATTTGACAAAAAATCAATCAATCTATCCGATGGACCAAATGGAACACAAGGCGGCGTTGGGATCTTAAGAAATGAAGACATCGAACTTGTTTTCAAATATGCTGCACAAGGATCCAGTCATGGGCATTATGATAAATTATCGTATTCATTATTCGAAAAAGGAGAAGAAATACTTCAAGATTACGGATTGGCACGTTTTGTAAACATTGAGCAAAAAGGTGGCGGTAATTACTTAAAAGAAAACAAAACGTGGGCAAAACAAACTATTGCACACAATACACTAACTCAAAATGAAACTTCTCACTTTAATGCAAAATATGAAATAGGAAGTCAAAACCATTCCGTATTACATTACTTTTCTTCAGAAAATGAAAACGTTCAAGTTGCAAGTGCAAAAGAAGTAAACGCATATCCTGGAACCGAAATGCTTCGAACTATGGCAATCATTAAAGATGAAGATTTCGAAAAACCATACATGTTAGACATTATGAAAGTGGTTTCTAATAAAGCGAATCAATATGATTTTCCATATTACTTTTTAGGTCAAGTAGTAACTACCAATTTCGAATACAAAACACCAGAAACTTTAAAAACTTTAGGAAGCAAAAACGGATACCAACATTTATATGTAGAAGGAACAGCAAAAACTACTGCGGATAATACTAAATTTTCTTGGTTAAACAAGGGGAAATTTTACAGCTTAACAACGGTATCTAACACGAACGACGAAATACTATTTACAAGAATTGGTGCAAACGATCCAGCATTCAATCTAAGAAGAGAAGCTGCATTAATGGTAAGAAGGAAAAATACTAAAAACACACTTTTTGTTTCAACAATAGAAGCACATGGTAGTTACAGTCCGGTTTCAGAATCTGCGGTAAATTCAAACAGTAGTATCAAAGAATTAAAAGTTGTTGTTAATACTGAAGATTATACAGCAATTGCAATAACCAATGTAAATGGAATTACGAAACTATTTATAACTGCAAACAAAGATGCTTCAAAAGAAGCGACACATACATTAAAAATAAACGATGTAAACTATACTTGGAAAGGTGGATTTACATTTCAAAAAATCAATTAA
- a CDS encoding cupin domain-containing protein gives MNRFSEKYIISKDMKWEELGGGVSRKFLGYDNQIMMVRVKFDKGALGSPHQHFHTQATYCVSGKFEFEIDGEKQLVEAGDGVYIEPNLLHSAVCLEEGELIDTFSPVREDFLSGDAVSYFGDKS, from the coding sequence ATGAATCGATTTAGTGAAAAGTATATCATTTCAAAAGATATGAAATGGGAAGAGCTTGGAGGAGGCGTATCAAGAAAGTTCTTAGGGTATGATAATCAAATTATGATGGTAAGAGTGAAATTTGACAAAGGAGCATTAGGTTCCCCACATCAACATTTTCACACACAAGCTACTTATTGTGTTTCTGGTAAATTTGAATTTGAAATTGATGGAGAAAAGCAACTTGTAGAAGCAGGAGATGGTGTATATATAGAACCTAATTTATTGCATAGTGCAGTTTGTTTAGAAGAAGGAGAACTAATTGACACATTTAGTCCTGTAAGAGAAGATTTCTTAAGTGGAGATGCGGTATCATATTTTGGAGATAAATCATAA
- a CDS encoding SusC/RagA family TonB-linked outer membrane protein translates to MLLFCVTMYAQESFTLKGKVVATSDSQPVPGVNVLNVKTSKGTATDFDGLYQIVVTQGDVLQFSSIGFVTKTVTITDQKTLNVSLEDDASALDEVVIVGYGTRKKSHLTGSVAQIKGKDVAAVQATRVDEALAGKLSGVLIQNTSGEPGADLKIQVRAASSISGDSSPLIVVDGFPISGNLATVNPNDIESLEVLKDAASSAIYGSRGANGVILVTTKKGKTGKTTFSYNTYFSTSSKYQRDNLNMNANKWANTIESNIANGSFDVSEVDPALLNYRINAYRNSPGAISPEEWLFQNGNSTSHDLSMSGGNENVKYFASIGYQDTEGIAITQEFERINARLNIDAKLGDKLKAGLSFNGFKSDRAILAHDQRDLLRAYGVHPIYHTAESIAFVQQLDVEAQNLGLSPFDDGYRGGSLGVDLGVNSSIYTLQPGDTAQDWHYGRSGNGIGGSGDAGPATKLDNAERTQRTYFANVNTYLQYTIIEGLNIKTVLGADVNDTQDYYYQGLEADSRLRTNQTDLDQTDVKRSSILSVTTLDYSKQIGKHDIAALVGVEFQNFYIDGTALRGTNVPYGDIVNYNLLDPADITVTERDEEINRQSIFGRINYAYDNRYLASVSVRRDGDSRFGANEKHATFPALSLGWNVHNESFYESELLSLLKLRFSIGSLGTTAFLGAYDALSLLNSGPSVFGNAFGIPNNIANPDLTWQTNTETNFGTDLGFVNNRFRLSVDYYTSNIEDILLSRSVSEVLGTTSVLINSGDVESTGLEFELSATIINNDDFSWNVSGNLSTVNTEIKDLDGLDELPPTVYGQSGRGPEFRNYVGGEIGEMWGLETTGEIEMIHVADPTRTVGATSGEYYVKDQNGDGVINRDDYVKIGQNTPDFYWGFNSQMKYKDFDMSLQFQGSHGAEVFNIDPLYWQSQFGGRLRDSFDANDDGIADANGRHFTRARDQTDAVIQDASYVALRNLTIGYTLDSDLTNKFGISSLRVYAAATNLLYFWSSDYTSFNPEGIETTNGGYLGPTTSGVQVGASPVARSFTFGLNVNF, encoded by the coding sequence ATGTTGCTCTTTTGCGTCACAATGTATGCGCAGGAATCTTTTACCCTAAAGGGGAAAGTCGTTGCCACATCGGACAGTCAACCTGTACCTGGTGTAAATGTGCTTAATGTAAAAACATCGAAAGGTACTGCAACAGACTTCGATGGACTTTATCAAATTGTTGTGACTCAAGGTGATGTTCTACAATTCTCGTCTATCGGATTTGTAACAAAAACGGTGACCATTACAGATCAAAAAACACTTAATGTTTCCTTAGAAGATGATGCTTCAGCACTTGATGAAGTTGTGATTGTTGGGTATGGTACACGTAAAAAATCACATCTTACAGGATCAGTAGCACAAATAAAGGGTAAGGATGTTGCAGCTGTACAAGCTACACGTGTTGATGAAGCACTAGCCGGTAAATTATCGGGTGTTTTGATTCAAAATACAAGTGGAGAGCCTGGTGCAGATTTAAAGATTCAAGTAAGGGCAGCTTCATCTATTTCAGGTGATTCAAGTCCGTTAATTGTTGTTGATGGGTTTCCAATTTCTGGAAATTTAGCAACTGTTAACCCAAACGATATTGAAAGTTTGGAAGTTTTAAAAGATGCTGCTTCTTCAGCTATTTATGGTTCTAGAGGTGCAAATGGTGTTATCTTGGTTACAACCAAAAAAGGTAAGACAGGTAAAACTACCTTTAGTTATAATACGTATTTTAGTACATCAAGTAAGTACCAAAGGGACAATCTAAATATGAATGCTAACAAATGGGCTAATACTATAGAGAGTAATATAGCCAACGGGAGTTTTGATGTTTCTGAGGTAGATCCGGCTTTATTAAATTATAGAATAAATGCTTATAGAAATTCACCTGGTGCTATAAGTCCAGAAGAATGGCTTTTTCAAAACGGTAATAGTACAAGTCATGACCTTAGTATGAGTGGTGGTAATGAAAATGTAAAATATTTTGCATCTATTGGTTATCAAGATACTGAAGGTATTGCAATTACTCAAGAGTTTGAAAGAATTAATGCGCGTTTGAATATCGATGCTAAATTGGGCGACAAGTTAAAAGCAGGATTAAGTTTTAATGGATTTAAATCTGATAGAGCAATACTTGCTCATGATCAAAGAGATCTTTTAAGAGCTTATGGAGTACATCCTATTTATCATACCGCAGAATCTATTGCATTCGTTCAACAATTGGATGTTGAAGCTCAAAATTTGGGGTTATCTCCATTTGACGATGGTTACAGAGGAGGTAGTTTAGGTGTTGATTTAGGTGTTAATAGTAGCATCTATACATTACAACCTGGTGATACTGCACAAGACTGGCATTATGGAAGATCTGGTAATGGTATTGGAGGATCAGGAGATGCAGGTCCTGCAACAAAGCTTGACAATGCAGAACGAACACAACGAACGTATTTCGCTAATGTTAATACGTATTTACAATACACTATTATAGAAGGGTTAAATATAAAAACTGTTTTAGGAGCAGATGTTAACGATACTCAAGACTATTATTACCAAGGACTTGAGGCAGATTCTAGATTACGTACTAATCAAACTGACTTAGATCAGACAGACGTAAAAAGATCTTCAATATTAAGTGTAACTACGTTAGATTATTCAAAACAAATAGGAAAGCATGATATAGCTGCTTTAGTTGGTGTAGAATTTCAAAATTTCTACATCGATGGAACTGCATTAAGAGGTACAAATGTCCCATATGGCGATATTGTTAACTATAATTTGTTAGATCCTGCAGATATTACTGTAACGGAAAGAGATGAGGAAATTAACAGACAGAGTATTTTTGGAAGAATTAACTATGCGTATGACAATCGTTATTTAGCATCTGTTTCAGTAAGAAGAGATGGTGATTCTCGTTTTGGAGCCAATGAAAAACATGCAACATTCCCAGCACTTTCTTTAGGATGGAATGTGCATAACGAATCTTTTTATGAGTCAGAACTTCTATCGCTATTAAAACTAAGATTTAGTATTGGTTCTCTAGGAACTACTGCTTTTTTAGGAGCTTATGATGCGTTAAGTCTTTTAAATTCTGGACCATCAGTATTTGGGAATGCATTTGGAATCCCTAATAATATTGCAAACCCAGATTTAACTTGGCAAACCAATACAGAGACCAACTTTGGTACTGATTTAGGGTTTGTAAATAATCGTTTTAGATTAAGTGTAGATTATTACACATCTAATATTGAAGACATCTTGCTTAGTAGAAGTGTTTCTGAAGTCTTAGGTACAACAAGTGTACTAATTAATTCAGGTGATGTTGAAAGTACTGGTTTGGAATTTGAACTAAGTGCAACTATCATAAATAATGATGACTTCTCTTGGAATGTTAGCGGTAACTTATCTACAGTTAATACAGAAATTAAAGACCTAGATGGTTTAGACGAATTACCACCAACTGTTTACGGTCAAAGTGGTAGAGGTCCAGAATTTAGAAACTATGTTGGTGGAGAAATAGGTGAAATGTGGGGATTAGAAACTACTGGAGAAATTGAAATGATTCATGTAGCAGATCCAACAAGAACCGTTGGTGCCACTAGTGGAGAATATTATGTAAAAGATCAAAATGGTGATGGTGTAATAAATAGAGACGATTATGTTAAAATAGGGCAAAATACACCAGATTTTTATTGGGGTTTCAATAGTCAAATGAAATATAAAGATTTTGATATGTCACTTCAATTTCAAGGATCACATGGAGCAGAAGTTTTCAATATTGACCCATTATATTGGCAATCACAATTTGGTGGAAGATTACGTGATAGTTTTGATGCTAATGACGATGGTATTGCTGATGCTAATGGACGCCATTTTACACGAGCAAGAGATCAAACAGATGCTGTGATACAAGATGCATCATATGTAGCATTAAGAAACCTAACTATTGGTTATACACTTGATAGTGATTTAACTAATAAATTTGGTATCAGTTCTCTTAGAGTTTATGCTGCAGCAACTAATTTATTATATTTCTGGTCAAGTGATTATACATCATTTAATCCAGAAGGTATAGAAACTACCAATGGAGGTTATTTAGGACCTACAACTTCTGGTGTTCAAGTAGGAGCAAGTCCAGTTGCACGAAGTTTTACTTTCGGTTTAAATGTTAACTTTTAA
- a CDS encoding RagB/SusD family nutrient uptake outer membrane protein produces MPPNIASSDSLTDFTGVLNAAYFYQLGSVTPMAVMGDFRADNALMDEEPYPAFDRYNGDLFDGTLNNQFFRPFYSALYKSILSANNVIENSSDATQIAEARFLRALSYFKLVQMFGDVTVNLSAAPSVTDTSILVRQPATDVYNNVIIPDLLDAIAVLDNSGLASGRASLIATQSLLGKVYVHMGNFNLAQPYLADAVSQASGAGVILQNNYADIFVNDLNSEIIFATQVSSSIPDEYGFSEFWEWSFGLDTKALDPLDPSLITAFNVSEAGGNTDLRRVVTIDEANSSSPKFPQTGGADHDFIEMRLADVILLYAEALNENTSTPAAIIQLNKVRTRAGLLNTTATTQTAVRTAIANERRLELAFEGHRWFDLVRTGTATTVLGFTDTNYYVAPIPISEITSSFGAITQNPGY; encoded by the coding sequence GTGCCACCTAATATCGCTAGTTCAGATTCTTTGACAGATTTTACCGGAGTTTTAAATGCTGCATATTTTTATCAGCTTGGATCTGTTACGCCAATGGCAGTAATGGGTGACTTCAGAGCCGATAACGCTTTAATGGATGAAGAACCATATCCTGCATTTGATAGATACAACGGTGATTTATTTGATGGAACTCTAAACAATCAATTTTTTCGCCCTTTCTATTCAGCTTTATACAAGTCAATATTAAGTGCTAATAATGTAATTGAAAATTCTTCAGATGCTACTCAAATAGCAGAAGCTAGATTCTTAAGAGCTTTATCTTATTTCAAATTAGTACAAATGTTTGGTGATGTTACTGTAAATTTATCTGCTGCACCAAGCGTAACAGATACCTCTATTTTAGTAAGACAACCAGCTACTGATGTTTATAACAATGTTATCATTCCTGATCTACTAGATGCAATAGCTGTTTTAGATAATTCTGGGTTAGCTAGTGGACGAGCGTCTTTAATTGCAACTCAAAGTTTATTAGGTAAAGTGTATGTGCACATGGGTAATTTTAATCTTGCGCAACCATATCTTGCAGATGCTGTAAGCCAAGCTTCTGGAGCAGGTGTTATTTTACAAAATAACTATGCTGATATTTTTGTTAATGATTTAAATTCAGAAATCATATTTGCAACTCAAGTATCAAGCTCTATACCAGATGAATATGGTTTTTCTGAGTTTTGGGAATGGTCTTTTGGATTGGATACAAAAGCGTTAGATCCATTAGATCCATCTCTAATCACTGCATTTAATGTTAGTGAAGCTGGTGGTAATACAGATTTAAGAAGAGTGGTAACTATTGATGAGGCAAATTCTTCATCTCCAAAATTCCCTCAAACAGGTGGCGCAGATCACGATTTTATAGAAATGAGATTAGCGGATGTCATATTATTATATGCGGAAGCATTAAATGAAAATACAAGTACACCTGCTGCCATCATACAATTAAATAAAGTTAGAACTAGAGCAGGTTTGCTAAACACAACTGCAACTACTCAAACTGCAGTAAGAACAGCAATTGCTAATGAAAGAAGATTAGAATTAGCTTTTGAAGGACACAGATGGTTTGATTTGGTTAGAACTGGTACTGCTACAACAGTATTAGGTTTTACAGATACTAACTATTATGTAGCACCTATTCCAATTTCAGAAATAACATCTAGCTTTGGAGCAATCACTCAAAATCCAGGATACTAA
- a CDS encoding FadR/GntR family transcriptional regulator produces the protein MKLDILTKTESFDVQKTIISKIRDLINLKNLEPGDKLPSERMLSEKFEVTRSNVREAIQKLEFYGLLKSIPQSGTFVANIGVTALNGMIEDILRLEEPDFKSLVETRILLELKTARLAALRRTDEDLVKMKEALDAYSEKVNNGEDAVQEDLLFHLAIAKASGNSTMNTFMLIITPEIITNFEKYHVCDKSLAELGIVEHQSIFDAIKKQDPQLAKQKMKEHFKILYQYCYNT, from the coding sequence ATGAAATTAGATATCCTAACAAAGACAGAATCATTCGATGTTCAAAAAACGATTATTTCTAAAATAAGAGATTTAATCAATTTAAAAAACTTGGAACCTGGCGACAAACTTCCATCGGAACGTATGTTATCTGAAAAGTTTGAAGTCACGCGAAGTAATGTTAGAGAAGCTATTCAAAAACTTGAATTTTATGGATTACTAAAATCAATTCCGCAAAGTGGAACATTTGTAGCAAACATTGGAGTAACCGCATTAAATGGTATGATTGAAGACATTCTTCGTTTAGAAGAACCAGACTTTAAATCGTTAGTAGAAACCAGAATTTTACTTGAACTCAAAACAGCTCGATTAGCAGCATTGCGAAGAACAGATGAAGATCTTGTTAAAATGAAAGAAGCTTTAGATGCGTATTCTGAAAAAGTTAACAACGGCGAAGATGCCGTTCAAGAAGATTTACTATTTCACCTAGCCATCGCAAAAGCTTCTGGGAATAGCACGATGAACACATTCATGCTTATCATTACACCAGAAATCATTACAAACTTTGAAAAATATCATGTGTGTGATAAAAGTTTAGCGGAATTAGGAATTGTAGAACATCAAAGTATTTTTGATGCAATAAAAAAGCAAGATCCGCAATTAGCAAAACAAAAAATGAAAGAACATTTTAAAATATTATACCAATACTGTTATAATACTTAA
- a CDS encoding MFS transporter: protein MKLKGLRWWVIGLIALATVINYIDRQALVVLWPSIAEDLYPDKSTTERKEIYALISVVFMFSYAFGQSIFGKIFDKVGTRIGFVLSIGFWSISTALHALANGVLSFAFFRSILGISEAGNWPGAAKGNAEWFPSNERAFAQGLFNSGAAIGGIIAIPTIAFLTVYFSWQMIFVIVGLIGLLWLIPWLILVKAPPKEHPWLTAAEKAHILGGQKLKEKEVAIEKLEEYNPSTGELLSRKQSWGVIIASAAIDPIWWLFVFWIPIYLSEVYGMDVKAIGIYGWVPYVGAMLGAWFGGLYAQNRLKAGWNVNKTRKVVITLGCIIMLPALLALSSPGSPIAAVLIMAVVLFGFQTAIGNVQTLPSDLYGKKTVGTLSGFAGTAAKLSGAGLVALVPMLTVGGNYAPAFIIGAVLAFIVIASVWILIPKIEPLKSKS, encoded by the coding sequence ATGAAATTAAAAGGATTAAGATGGTGGGTTATAGGGCTAATAGCTTTAGCAACTGTTATTAACTATATCGATAGGCAAGCTTTGGTAGTTTTATGGCCAAGTATTGCAGAAGATTTATATCCAGATAAATCTACAACGGAAAGAAAAGAAATTTATGCGCTAATTTCGGTAGTCTTTATGTTTTCATATGCATTTGGACAATCTATTTTTGGAAAAATATTCGATAAGGTTGGAACAAGAATAGGTTTTGTTTTATCCATTGGGTTTTGGTCAATATCTACCGCACTTCATGCCTTAGCTAATGGTGTATTAAGCTTTGCTTTCTTTAGATCAATACTAGGAATATCTGAGGCAGGAAACTGGCCAGGAGCAGCAAAAGGAAATGCAGAATGGTTTCCTTCAAACGAAAGAGCTTTTGCACAAGGATTGTTCAACTCTGGTGCCGCAATAGGAGGTATTATAGCGATACCAACCATTGCTTTTTTAACCGTTTATTTTAGTTGGCAAATGATATTTGTCATCGTAGGTCTCATTGGTTTACTCTGGTTAATTCCTTGGTTAATATTAGTAAAAGCACCGCCAAAAGAGCATCCTTGGTTAACAGCAGCTGAAAAAGCACATATTCTTGGTGGTCAAAAATTAAAAGAGAAAGAAGTAGCTATCGAAAAATTAGAAGAATACAATCCTTCTACAGGAGAATTACTTTCACGCAAACAAAGTTGGGGAGTTATTATTGCTTCTGCAGCAATAGATCCAATATGGTGGTTATTCGTATTTTGGATTCCAATATACTTATCAGAAGTATATGGTATGGACGTAAAAGCAATTGGTATTTACGGTTGGGTTCCTTATGTTGGCGCTATGTTAGGTGCTTGGTTTGGAGGTTTATATGCTCAAAACAGACTAAAAGCTGGATGGAATGTCAATAAAACTCGTAAAGTAGTGATAACGCTTGGGTGTATTATTATGCTTCCAGCTTTATTAGCCTTGTCAAGCCCAGGTTCACCTATTGCGGCAGTATTAATAATGGCTGTCGTTCTATTTGGTTTTCAAACAGCCATTGGAAATGTACAAACATTACCAAGTGATTTATATGGAAAGAAAACAGTAGGTACGCTTTCTGGTTTTGCAGGTACAGCAGCAAAATTATCTGGTGCAGGTTTAGTAGCTTTAGTACCAATGTTAACAGTTGGCGGTAATTATGCACCTGCTTTTATAATTGGAGCAGTATTAGCATTTATAGTAATAGCGAGCGTTTGGATTTTGATTCCTAAAATTGAACCATTAAAATCAAAAAGTTAA
- a CDS encoding SDR family NAD(P)-dependent oxidoreductase, which yields MSNKGKIAVVTGATGGIGFEVAKRLGNDGYTVVLNGIDDKAGAERVKELTDAGIIAEYLGFDVTKEDAVTTNIKKIGDKYGKIDVLVNNAGGLGGRSRFEEMTTEFYRFVMALNLDSVFFASRAAIPYLKKGEHPSIINYTSNAGWTAGGPGAGIYGTSKAGVHAITRALAKDLAEYGIRVNAVSPGTIDTPFHAQIKATKPEVFASWANNIMLGRLGQPEDVAGVISFLASKDASFITAETIQIGGGQALGI from the coding sequence ATGAGCAATAAAGGAAAAATAGCTGTAGTTACAGGAGCTACAGGAGGAATTGGATTTGAAGTAGCAAAAAGATTAGGGAATGACGGATATACAGTAGTTTTAAACGGTATTGACGACAAAGCAGGAGCAGAACGAGTTAAAGAACTTACTGACGCAGGAATCATTGCTGAATATCTAGGATTCGATGTTACAAAAGAAGATGCAGTAACCACAAACATTAAGAAAATAGGTGACAAATACGGTAAAATAGATGTGCTAGTAAACAATGCTGGAGGTTTAGGTGGAAGATCTCGATTTGAAGAAATGACAACTGAATTTTATAGATTTGTAATGGCACTCAACTTGGATTCTGTATTTTTTGCTTCAAGAGCAGCAATTCCATACCTTAAAAAAGGAGAACATCCTTCAATCATAAACTATACATCAAATGCAGGATGGACTGCTGGTGGACCAGGAGCAGGAATTTACGGAACATCAAAAGCGGGTGTGCATGCAATAACGAGAGCCTTAGCAAAAGATTTAGCTGAATACGGTATTCGAGTAAATGCAGTATCTCCAGGAACAATTGATACGCCATTTCATGCACAAATTAAGGCAACGAAGCCAGAAGTTTTTGCTTCGTGGGCAAACAATATTATGTTAGGTAGATTAGGTCAGCCAGAAGATGTAGCCGGCGTTATCTCTTTCTTAGCAAGTAAAGATGCATCATTTATCACGGCGGAAACTATCCAAATTGGTGGCGGACAAGCATTAGGAATATAA